The following coding sequences are from one Nicotiana tabacum cultivar K326 chromosome 1, ASM71507v2, whole genome shotgun sequence window:
- the LOC107806799 gene encoding uncharacterized protein LOC107806799 — translation MNHMEDKQLKFNQPLLSVRRISPAMISQRDEKKTIDNSFRAITHPPHFKSELKSGLVGKPGTVPFLWEDSPGRPKDERGPQIHFTENPPTFPKLPPGWKLRENQDFEKDFESTKIQTGNILNAKPSCDYLDENIKKIESFDSSKEMTGDKENIESEDGDETYLDARDTLSRTESSFLNCNVSGLSGYDEPNAKPFRTSLTDPRAKDLMMGRFLPAAKAMASDKTSETPYYVRKKQPPVQDQSRQIKKVLNGDRRPQLRYGPSFTLYHSQAHDNEEEESDDDCYDNGDLATKVCGLLPHFCLKSSFRLLNLVPGMSVRTRVPVSPVSRTQTGSLSTASCSGTENEVNSTYANDPYEHKSILGSTAEANDGEVECLGLQKNTFQSFQELLSDQNNSREVDLSTPVVEKTLYIDIVHKMESVAKISCSPDRKPSNLQHEDVEILERIIKQKPFVDSSLDSSEKSSLKSYLQRRVDFSPPHSAENLSNGRETKALTATGQAQDCCQDAMTLTKPEIDVRETTRKPILRREKVENSCKVHPEFLVPPPLPKSPSDSWLCRTLPSLSTKNAPSRSYIGTGINNNNQFSKPVSSDPKWEAIVKMTKKQQPL, via the coding sequence ATGAATCACATGGAGGACAAGCAATTGAAGTTTAATCAACCTCTTCTCTCAGTTAGACGAATCTCTCCAGCAATGATTTCCCAGAGAGATGAGAAAAAGACAATTGACAATTCTTTTCGCGCTATCACACATCCTCCTCATTTCAAATCAGAACTGAAGTCGGGCCTAGTGGGGAAGCCAGGAACTGTACCTTTCCTCTGGGAAGATAGCCCCGGAAGACCTAAGGATGAGCGCGGACCACAAATTCATTTCACCGAAAATCCTCCTACTTTCCCAAAGCTTCCCCCTGGGTGGAAGTTAAGAGAGAACCAGGATTTTGAAAAAGATTTCGAAAGTACAAAGATTCAAACAGGAAATATTCTAAATGCAAAGCCGAGTTGCGACTATCTGGatgaaaatataaagaagatcgagagTTTTGACAGCTCAAAAGAAATGACGGGGGATAAGGAAAATATTGAATCAGAAGATGGTGATGAAACATATTTGGATGCCCGGGATACACTTTCAAGAACTGAATCATCCTTCCTAAATTGTAATGTAAGTGGCTTAAGTGGATATGATGAGCCGAATGCAAAACCATTTAGAACGTCTTTAACGGATCCACGGGCTAAGGATTTGATGATGGGCCGGTTTCTACCAGCAGCTAAGGCCATGGCTTCAGACAAGACTTCGGAGACACCTTACTATGTTCGCAAGAAGCAACCACCTGTTCAGGATCAATCAAGACAGATAAAGAAGGTATTAAATGGGGATAGACGACCTCAATTGCGCTACGGACCTAGTTTTACACTTTATCATTCCCAAGCTCAtgataatgaagaagaagaaagtgatgATGACTGTTATGATAATGGAGATTTAGCAACTAAAGTTTGTGGATTGTTGCCTCATTTTTGCTTGAAAAGTTCGTTTCGTCTTCTCAATCTTGTACCTGGAATGAGTGTTAGAACTCGAGTACCTGTGTCTCCTGTCAGTAGAACCCAAACTGGATCCTTGTCTACTGCTTCTTGTAGCGGAACAGAGAATGAGGTCAATTCAACTTATGCTAATGATCCTTATGAGCATAAATCAATCCTTGGAAGTACTGCAGAAGCAAATGATGGCGAGGTCGAGTGCTTGGGCTTGCAGAAAAATACCTTCCAAAGTTTTCAAGAATTATTGTCTGATCAGAACAATAGCAGGGAAGTAGATCTGTCAACTCCTGTTGTAGAGAAAACTCTGTACATAGATATTGTGCATAAAATGGAATCTGTAGCTAAGATATCATGTTCTCCGGATAGAAAACCATCTAACTTACAACACGAGGACGTTGAGATACTTGAAAGGATAATAAAACAAAAACCATTTGTAGATTCTTCACTTGATTCGTCCGAGAAGTCTTCATTAAAGTCATATCTTCAAAGGAGAGTTGACTTCAGTCCACCACATTCAGCGGAAAATTTGAGCAATGGAAGGGAGACAAAAGCATTGACAGCTACCGGTCAAGCTCAAGACTGTTGCCAAGATGCAATGACCTTAACAAAGCCTGAGATTGACGTTAGAGAAACAACCAGAAAGCCAATTTTAAGAAGAGAGAAGGTGGAAAATTCATGCAAAGTGCACCCGGAGTTTCTTGTTCCACCACCTTTACCAAAATCTCCATCAGATTCATGGCTTTGCCGCACTTTGCCTTCATTATCCACAAAGAATGCACCTTCACGGTCCTATATCGGGACaggaataaataataataaccaGTTTTCTAAGCCAGTATCTAGTGATCCCAAGTGGGAAGCAATTGTTAAAATGACAAAGAAGCAACAGCCCTTGTGA